Proteins encoded within one genomic window of Spirochaeta isovalerica:
- the cls gene encoding cardiolipin synthase, which produces MFKFDMYQILAITSILITVAAALSILLDEDKTTESVISWLLFIFIFRWIGVIFYILLGINWKKNNLVQEKPEDIFKKYLQSALDRQSRFLENSLNTDSDETFNDTIKTIRLLLSGNSSILTLNNRIKLYYDGQEAFNDLLRDIERAEDSIHMEFFIWRSDVLGERIKEALIKKALQGLDVKLIFDGLGSFGKISFKYRRELKENGIQFRYFLDLNSAMARLKINYRNHRKIVVIDGRKGYTGGMNIGQEYIDGGRRFSTWRDTALRVTGDSVMLLQALFLTDWNSSGPAEYIVDSKFFPSFHPDEVQIPMQIAVSGPDSRWSSIEQLYFILLTNANKEVWIQSPYFVPNDSILKAMQASALSGIKIHLMMTGIPDKRVPFWVAQTYFETLLESGVRIYMYKAGFLHSKMMVSDKKISTVGTCNMDVRSFHINFEVNSVIYDEKISSELVDRFNLDLEHCEEITLQSLRKRGFFRRVRNNFLRVFSPIM; this is translated from the coding sequence ATGTTTAAATTTGATATGTATCAGATTCTGGCCATAACAAGTATTCTGATCACTGTTGCCGCGGCGCTGAGTATTCTTCTCGATGAAGACAAAACTACCGAGTCTGTTATTTCATGGCTTCTCTTCATTTTCATTTTCAGATGGATCGGTGTAATTTTTTATATCCTTCTAGGTATTAATTGGAAAAAGAATAATCTGGTACAGGAAAAGCCTGAAGACATTTTCAAAAAGTACCTTCAGTCAGCACTGGACAGGCAAAGCCGGTTCCTGGAAAATTCTCTGAATACTGATTCAGATGAGACCTTTAACGACACGATAAAAACAATCCGACTCTTATTGTCCGGAAATAGTTCGATCCTGACATTAAATAACCGGATCAAGCTCTATTACGATGGACAGGAGGCGTTTAACGACCTCCTACGTGATATTGAACGGGCGGAAGATTCCATTCATATGGAGTTCTTTATATGGCGTTCAGACGTCCTGGGAGAGCGTATAAAAGAAGCCTTGATAAAAAAGGCTCTTCAGGGACTGGATGTGAAACTGATATTCGACGGCCTCGGCTCTTTTGGAAAAATATCTTTTAAATACAGAAGGGAATTGAAAGAAAACGGTATTCAATTCAGATATTTTCTTGATCTCAACTCAGCAATGGCAAGATTGAAAATCAATTATAGAAATCACAGGAAAATAGTTGTTATAGATGGACGTAAAGGCTATACGGGAGGAATGAATATCGGGCAGGAGTATATAGACGGAGGCAGACGGTTCAGCACATGGCGGGATACAGCTCTTCGCGTTACCGGAGATTCGGTCATGCTTCTACAAGCACTTTTTTTAACAGACTGGAACTCATCCGGACCCGCAGAATATATCGTTGATAGCAAATTTTTTCCATCCTTTCATCCTGATGAGGTTCAGATTCCCATGCAGATTGCTGTCAGCGGTCCCGATTCACGCTGGTCTTCCATTGAACAGTTATACTTCATACTTCTTACAAACGCCAATAAGGAAGTATGGATTCAAAGTCCTTATTTTGTTCCCAACGACAGTATCCTGAAAGCCATGCAGGCATCGGCACTAAGCGGAATTAAAATACATCTGATGATGACAGGCATCCCCGATAAACGGGTGCCTTTCTGGGTGGCACAGACCTATTTCGAAACTCTTCTGGAATCCGGTGTCAGAATCTACATGTACAAAGCCGGATTTCTCCATAGCAAAATGATGGTTTCCGATAAAAAAATCAGTACGGTAGGAACCTGTAATATGGATGTCAGAAGCTTTCATATCAACTTTGAAGTCAACTCAGTTATATATGATGAAAAGATCTCTTCTGAACTGGTTGACAGATTCAATCTGGATCTGGAACATTGCGAGGAAATCACACTTCAGAGTTTGAGGAAAAGAGGGTTCTTCAGAAGGGTGAGAAATAACTTTTTACGTGTATTCTCACCCATCATGTAG
- a CDS encoding ribonuclease Z, translating into METFILGTGGMMPLPGRYLTSVLLRREGDLFLFDCGEGTQISLRSLNLRWKKINTIFISHTHADHITGLPGILMLSAQVDRTEPLVIIGPPKIREYVETSREVLDMYINYDIEIREIEKPSVSQVVYEGEGYKVRSFPLKHSKVCVGYTLEEDPRPGIFYPEKAKEAGIPVGPLWSKLQSGEDVVLNDGKVIHPQDVMGMERKGRKFSFVTDTLYRESISKEVTGSDLLICEGMFEKELADSAKEKKHLTAYQAGLIASKAGGVKKMGLIHYSPRYTEKQLRRLKKEAKENFPETFLCRDQMVLEIPNNE; encoded by the coding sequence ATGGAAACATTTATATTAGGAACCGGCGGCATGATGCCTCTGCCGGGGAGATATCTTACATCGGTTCTTCTGAGAAGAGAAGGAGATTTATTTCTCTTCGACTGTGGAGAAGGCACACAAATTTCACTTAGATCACTAAATTTACGCTGGAAAAAAATAAATACGATTTTTATTTCGCATACTCATGCTGATCATATTACAGGATTGCCGGGAATTCTCATGCTCTCGGCACAAGTAGACAGAACAGAACCTCTGGTAATAATCGGACCTCCGAAAATCAGGGAATATGTTGAGACAAGCCGGGAAGTTCTCGATATGTATATTAATTATGATATCGAGATCCGGGAGATTGAAAAACCTTCGGTATCTCAAGTCGTCTATGAAGGGGAAGGATATAAAGTGCGTTCTTTCCCTCTGAAACATTCGAAAGTTTGCGTCGGATATACACTTGAAGAGGATCCGCGCCCTGGTATCTTCTATCCGGAAAAAGCTAAGGAAGCGGGAATACCTGTTGGACCTCTCTGGTCAAAACTTCAGAGCGGCGAAGATGTTGTTCTTAATGACGGTAAGGTTATTCATCCTCAGGATGTTATGGGAATGGAAAGAAAAGGACGGAAATTTTCCTTTGTTACTGACACGCTTTATCGCGAGTCGATAAGCAAAGAAGTTACCGGCTCGGATCTTCTTATCTGCGAAGGGATGTTCGAGAAAGAATTGGCAGACTCTGCAAAAGAAAAAAAACATCTTACCGCTTATCAGGCCGGATTAATCGCCTCAAAAGCCGGAGGCGTAAAAAAAATGGGATTAATACATTACAGTCCCCGCTACACGGAAAAACAACTTCGCAGATTGAAAAAGGAAGCAAAAGAAAACTTTCCGGAAACCTTTCTCTGCAGAGATCAGATGGTGCTTGAAATACCGAACAACGAATAA
- the amrB gene encoding AmmeMemoRadiSam system protein B has translation MDKIRSSHFSGSWYPEREEDVRRQIEKYEEILGKAEMDSVSAIVPHAGWYFSGHLAYDAIRRLKQDVDLVLILGGHLPADYPFLFWTDNICNTPLGALEVHKGIRDRLLERLNGVSDDSPDNTIELQLPFIKSHFVDIPIVPLRVPAGTSSLRFHEVLGDVISDVGQSAVVIGSTDLTHYGPNYGYIPGDSIENPEIWVENSDRKILRAMENFRGKDILDLADQDRSACSAGAAAAAALWGKSCGSEKGVLLQYENSLSRHQSSSFVGYGALVYPV, from the coding sequence ATGGATAAAATCAGATCTTCCCATTTTTCCGGCAGTTGGTATCCGGAACGGGAAGAGGATGTGAGACGCCAGATAGAAAAATACGAAGAGATACTGGGAAAAGCGGAGATGGATTCTGTTTCCGCCATTGTTCCTCATGCCGGTTGGTATTTCTCGGGTCATCTGGCCTATGATGCCATTAGACGGTTAAAACAGGATGTTGATCTTGTTCTTATACTGGGAGGACATCTCCCTGCCGATTATCCCTTTCTTTTCTGGACGGACAATATCTGTAATACGCCGCTTGGTGCATTGGAAGTTCATAAGGGGATCAGGGATCGTCTTCTTGAAAGATTGAACGGAGTTTCCGACGACAGCCCTGACAACACGATCGAACTCCAGCTGCCTTTTATCAAAAGTCATTTTGTTGATATACCCATTGTCCCTTTGCGCGTTCCGGCCGGAACCAGCTCATTGCGTTTTCATGAAGTGTTAGGAGACGTCATTTCAGATGTCGGGCAGAGTGCTGTTGTCATCGGATCTACAGATCTGACACATTACGGACCTAACTATGGCTACATTCCCGGGGATTCTATTGAAAATCCTGAGATATGGGTTGAAAACAGCGATAGGAAAATCCTTAGAGCAATGGAGAACTTCAGGGGAAAGGATATTCTGGATCTTGCAGATCAGGACCGGTCAGCCTGTTCTGCAGGAGCCGCGGCCGCCGCAGCTCTTTGGGGAAAATCCTGCGGCTCGGAGAAGGGTGTCCTTCTTCAATACGAAAACAGTCTTTCCAGGCATCAGTCATCTTCCTTTGTGGGTTATGGGGCTCTCGTTTATCCCGTCTGA
- a CDS encoding 6-hydroxymethylpterin diphosphokinase MptE-like protein: protein MRFYRSDKGFQCAELGGKNIHSRYNPRKEAERFIDKTVTDMPETIVLIGAGLGYLQNYLKTKFPQARIICIFLDDEIYKNSFSEKNDFLCWFPGSPDSISQFFFKNIHEDRLSSLSVIEWEPCAQLFPGLSLEISKALKTTIQELNGNILTTAWFGKKWLRNLIVNYISMDYYLSPVTIEKPILIASSGPTLSEIIDDLSVFRNRFFLIALPSSLAAFSKAGITPDLLISTDPGYYSSVHLYYLGLNVPLAQPLTAGRGFWRKNASIMVLNQETPFEKDLFSITGLEHQAVKPNGTVSGTALQFSGLYNNPVYFAGLDLCFRDIQSHTKPHSFDVLLFDRTLRNNPLHSIYFNRASGAVPDFSRGIRTGRSLDTYRNWFEKYIRSNNADVYRINPSPVSIEGFKNCRVEDIPDKDYHNSLTSQISETSPVETRKKQINKLLAKWIQEQENGENSSFFYFLDAVNATGSKNRTDAIKYLNKLKVIYE, encoded by the coding sequence ATGAGATTTTACCGATCCGATAAAGGATTCCAATGCGCGGAGCTGGGAGGAAAAAACATTCATTCCAGATATAATCCCCGTAAGGAAGCTGAAAGATTTATAGATAAAACCGTTACGGATATGCCGGAAACCATAGTCTTAATCGGTGCCGGTTTAGGTTATTTACAGAACTATCTAAAAACAAAATTTCCTCAAGCCAGGATTATCTGCATATTTCTTGATGATGAAATCTACAAAAATTCTTTTTCGGAAAAAAACGATTTCTTATGCTGGTTCCCCGGTTCTCCCGATTCAATAAGTCAGTTTTTTTTCAAAAATATACATGAAGACAGGTTAAGCTCTCTTTCCGTAATTGAATGGGAACCCTGTGCGCAGCTTTTCCCCGGATTATCTCTGGAAATATCTAAAGCATTAAAAACAACAATTCAGGAATTGAATGGAAATATCCTTACAACAGCCTGGTTCGGCAAAAAATGGCTTCGAAATCTGATAGTCAATTATATATCTATGGATTATTACTTAAGTCCGGTTACTATTGAGAAACCGATACTCATAGCCTCATCCGGTCCAACTCTAAGCGAAATAATTGATGATCTGTCCGTTTTCAGAAACCGTTTTTTTCTTATTGCCCTTCCCTCTTCTCTCGCGGCTTTTTCCAAAGCAGGCATAACTCCTGATCTTCTGATATCTACCGATCCCGGATATTACAGTTCGGTTCACCTCTATTATCTGGGATTGAATGTTCCTTTGGCACAACCCCTGACCGCCGGAAGAGGCTTCTGGAGAAAGAATGCATCAATAATGGTTCTCAACCAGGAAACACCTTTCGAAAAGGATCTCTTTAGTATTACCGGTTTAGAGCACCAAGCTGTTAAACCTAACGGGACAGTTTCGGGAACAGCTCTTCAGTTTTCAGGCTTATATAACAATCCCGTCTATTTTGCCGGTCTGGACCTTTGTTTCAGGGATATTCAGTCTCATACAAAACCTCATAGCTTTGATGTTTTACTATTTGACAGAACACTGAGAAACAATCCTCTTCATTCCATTTATTTCAACAGAGCGTCCGGAGCTGTTCCGGATTTTTCCAGGGGAATCCGGACCGGCCGTTCACTTGATACATACAGGAACTGGTTTGAGAAGTATATAAGATCAAATAATGCTGATGTTTACAGAATCAATCCCTCTCCGGTTTCTATAGAAGGCTTCAAAAACTGCAGAGTCGAAGATATTCCGGATAAGGATTACCATAACTCATTAACGTCACAAATATCGGAAACATCCCCAGTCGAGACACGAAAAAAACAGATTAATAAATTACTGGCAAAGTGGATACAAGAACAGGAAAATGGAGAAAACAGTTCTTTTTTTTATTTTCTTGATGCTGTAAATGCAACCGGCAGCAAAAACAGAACAGATGCCATAAAATATCTGAATAAACTTAAGGTCATTTATGAATAA
- a CDS encoding motility associated factor glycosyltransferase family protein, which produces MIESKTGKKVPAVENNGRITPMHSRFDPEKEGSRFPQVYTSRGFLLFFGFGGAYHITPFLKDETVEKIVIIEKNLDFFTYVLTQMDLTDLLFDKRVVLLVEEEQESIRNSLLTHYLPILTGDIQSILLRPSVQMDENYYNEIAELIRETLEQVSDDLTVQTRFGKKWFRNTVANLEKAEKAIFKIGSIGKAMITAAGPSLDENIEKIRSMRKEIFLIATDTSLPALLHRSIIPDIVISIDCQDISYNHFMQGYPEHVPLLLDLASPTRLNRFTDNRLYFSSGHPFSRYVNRHFRNFPQIDTSGGNVTYAALSLAVSLGAREIYVSGADFSYPRGKSYAMETYLYPWFRNLESRFQSLESFFFSFIMHNNSMIRDDSDGFIRYISKPMIGYRKLFEAAATAIDPKVIPLEGSGCELKISNRKLNPFPSIRPVLSAGSPMMSSKKFLGEYLKNLKMLPLPDGPLWRYREKLTDSELELITTVLPAAAEFSRKFSDRKESLKKAIQWTISLLEREITQTG; this is translated from the coding sequence ATGATTGAATCTAAAACGGGAAAAAAAGTTCCAGCTGTGGAAAATAACGGCCGGATAACACCAATGCATTCCCGCTTTGATCCTGAAAAAGAAGGATCCAGATTTCCCCAGGTTTATACGAGTCGGGGCTTTCTTCTTTTTTTCGGCTTCGGAGGAGCCTACCACATAACACCTTTTCTGAAAGATGAAACAGTAGAAAAAATTGTTATTATAGAAAAGAACCTGGATTTTTTTACCTATGTTTTAACTCAGATGGATTTAACTGATCTTCTTTTTGATAAACGGGTTGTCTTACTGGTGGAAGAGGAACAAGAATCCATCAGGAATTCACTTCTAACCCATTACCTCCCCATACTGACCGGTGATATTCAAAGCATTCTTCTCAGGCCCTCTGTTCAGATGGACGAAAATTATTACAACGAAATTGCAGAACTGATCAGAGAAACACTTGAACAGGTCAGCGATGATTTGACTGTTCAAACGCGATTTGGCAAAAAATGGTTTCGCAATACTGTAGCCAATCTCGAGAAAGCCGAAAAAGCGATTTTTAAAATCGGTTCAATCGGAAAAGCCATGATAACAGCAGCGGGTCCCTCGCTTGATGAAAATATCGAAAAAATCAGGTCTATGAGAAAAGAAATCTTCCTGATAGCTACAGATACTTCGCTCCCGGCTCTTCTTCACCGGAGCATCATTCCCGATATAGTCATATCTATCGACTGTCAGGACATCAGCTACAACCATTTTATGCAGGGTTATCCCGAACATGTTCCGCTATTGCTTGACCTGGCATCTCCCACCCGGCTCAACCGATTCACCGATAACAGGCTATATTTCTCCAGCGGCCATCCATTTTCCAGATATGTTAACAGACATTTCAGAAATTTCCCGCAAATCGATACCAGCGGAGGCAATGTAACATATGCAGCCCTTTCTCTGGCGGTTTCGCTCGGCGCAAGAGAAATTTATGTCTCAGGCGCTGACTTTTCATATCCCCGCGGTAAATCCTATGCCATGGAAACCTATCTTTATCCCTGGTTCAGGAACCTTGAATCCCGTTTCCAGTCCCTTGAAAGTTTCTTTTTCTCCTTCATCATGCACAATAATTCAATGATACGGGATGACTCAGATGGATTCATACGTTACATTTCAAAACCGATGATTGGTTACAGAAAACTCTTTGAAGCGGCAGCCACCGCCATCGACCCCAAAGTCATTCCTCTTGAGGGAAGCGGTTGCGAACTTAAAATATCGAACAGAAAATTGAATCCCTTTCCAAGTATCAGGCCGGTTTTATCAGCAGGCTCCCCCATGATGAGCTCAAAGAAGTTTCTCGGGGAATATCTTAAAAACCTTAAGATGCTGCCTCTTCCGGACGGTCCTTTATGGAGATACCGGGAAAAGTTGACTGATAGCGAATTGGAACTTATTACAACCGTTTTACCGGCTGCTGCGGAATTCAGCCGTAAATTTTCAGACAGAAAGGAATCTCTAAAAAAAGCCATTCAATGGACGATCAGCCTGCTTGAAAGAGAAATAACTCAGACGGGATAA